Within the Telopea speciosissima isolate NSW1024214 ecotype Mountain lineage chromosome 4, Tspe_v1, whole genome shotgun sequence genome, the region acgatcttgttttttttttttttttttagtttccttatCCTCGTTCTATACGAATAATTTTGCTCATGTACAGAGAAAAAATGGAAGTCGAAGATGGTGAATCGAAGAGAAGGCCAGAAATAGAAGTAAAAACACcattagttttctttttgtcGAGCGTAGAAGAGAGCTTGAAGTAACAGAAGCTCGTTTCTTATCGAACAAGAAAAACAATCccaaaaaaagaactcctttgGGCTCATTCACCACACTTGGAATCTGAAACAGTAAAAtcaacccaaaagaaaagaaagacaggAAGAAACACCTTCAATCCAagttctctcactctctctctctttttttttttcttttttttataaatttcgTTTATTCCATCTTTTATTAGGTATAGATTTACACTTTCCTTTCCCcttttgtaaatttaattcCTCAAAACGAAATGTTTGAGCTGAACTGGCAaaagaaaatgttgaaaacgTTACAGAGAACGAAAGAGCAAGAGAAAAAGCTGTGGAGAGAACTGAAAGCAAGACAGAAGGGACAGACTGACAGTTCATCGGCTCTTAAAATTCAAACTGTATCGATGTTTATGTCTAGGTGAGAGCGAAATTATATCCTTTCGAAGCCAAACTTGTCAAAGCCATATTATGTAGGATCATGCGAGTTAAACTTGAAAAATTAAGAACTGTGTTACAGTGAGTAACTTTCAAGAAATAAATTCTTAATGAACAACTGTATGATTTCCCTAACCTCCCAACTAACATCCACCTAAACCGTCTTAACTAACCAGTAATGTCGGCAATGGTAGATGTGGACGCATCATCAAACTGTTGTTTATCAATGGATGACACTATTTTTAGTGGATTTTTCTGAGTCTGGTCTTCTGACTTCCTTCTGAGGGAGAAGGAAGAGCAATAACTGAATTTGGATTTCCTAGGGAACAAGAGAATTTGGATTTCCTACGGAACAAgagattggaaaaaaaaaaactggacaAATGTACCACCACAGGAGTCTGGTTTGGCTTCTCACCTTATAGGCGGGTTTGATTTCTCAATGCAATTAAAGTACCAAGTTGAAATACGTTTCTGGGAAGAAGATGCAGAGAGCCTGGTTGGTGATGGTGGTTGTTGCTTGGTTGCAAGTGCCGCCACTTGTAAGTTCACTTGAAATCGGCTTCTATGCTACAAGATGTCCCGCTACGGAGCGGATCGTGTCGAGACTCGTAAGGTTGGCATCTCGCCGTGACCCAACAATGCCACCTGCTCTTCTGCGCCTTCACTACCATGACTGCTTCGTTGGAGTGATTTctctttcctaatttttttttggattgaattCTTTTCGttcttttaaacaaaaaaacGCACTGCAACTGAGACAATTGGTTTATTATTCAAATTGCAAGGGCTGTGATGCCTCCGTATTGCTGGACAATGTTCCTGGCTACCCACTACCTGAGAAGATGGCATTACCCAACCGGTGTCTCAGAGGCTTTAACCTGGTGGATATGATCAAGAGAACCCTTGAAGTTGTCTGTCCAGCCAGAGTCTCCTGTGCTGATATCCTAGCTCTATCTGCAAGGGATGTAGTCGTCCTTGTAAGATCTGCTTTTCTAAAATCTCTGTAAATGGAAAAGCTTCGCCCCCAAAAATTAAGAGGAAGAAAGCTAATTTTAGTCTTGTGTCACTGTATCAGGCTGGTGGCCCCAGTTGGAAGGTTCAAACCGGAAGAAGGGACGGCAGATTGTCCTCTGCTGTGTTGGCTAGAATCAGTTTGCCTCGTCCTCAGTTTAGTGCAGTTCAACTTTAAGAGAAATTTCCTCTGGCATGGTATGTCCGAGGCAGAGATGACAGCACTCTATGGTTAGCTCTCACCACCCTTATCCACCATTCTCTTCCAGGTTTTGCCATAggcatttcatcttctttctgGCCTTTCTCAGGGGCTCATACCATTGGTTCGGCTCGCTGTGTGTCCATCTGGGACAGACTTTACCGATATAACTtcaaaaatggaacagatccaAGTATTGAGAAAAACTATGCCACACAACTCAAGAAGATACGTCCGATAAGCAGTTATAATTCGAAGATACGGGTGCCTCTGGATCCCATAACACCC harbors:
- the LOC122657306 gene encoding peroxidase 3-like encodes the protein MQRAWLVMVVVAWLQVPPLVSSLEIGFYATRCPATERIVSRLVRLASRRDPTMPPALLRLHYHDCFVGGCDASVLLDNVPGYPLPEKMALPNRCLRGFNLVDMIKRTLEVVCPARVSCADILALSARDVVVLAGGPSWKVQTGRRDGRLSSAVLARISLPRPQFSAVQL